The region TCGCATTCTACGGCGAAGCGTTCGGGTTCAGTCCCGCCGACGAATTGCCAGCGCTCGAACTCCACCGTGGAACACGGGAAACGCTGACCGTGGAGTAAATTAGACCGTCAGCTCGACGGGCTCCATTCCGAGGAACGCGGTCTCGTAGCCTTCGTGTCGAGACGCCTGCGGCGGCGCGTCGACAGTAATCGTGAGTTCGTCACCCGACTCGAGACTCGGCAGCGCGGCTCCGTAGTGTGTGTTCAGTTCCGGGCTCACCGTCGCTGTCAACACGTCGTCGTACACCGGTTCGCCATCCCGAGTCACTGTCGTCGAGAGCGCCATCAACGGGAGCGTGAAGCGATTGTACGGTGTCCGCGGGGAGACAGCCAGATACGGCTCGCCGTCCTCGCCGCCGTACGCCGCGGCGCTTTCGAGCCACGTCGCCGCGAGGACCGCGTCGCCGCTCTGTCCTGTGCCGACGAGGGTGCCGGGGAGTTGCTCGGGTTCGGGAACTGTCGTCGAGGGCATCATCTCCATCCCCATCGGGGGGACCGCACCCAGCGTTCCCTGTTTGGCGTCCGGGACGTCCGTGTAGGAGATCTCCTGCAGCGCTGAGCGCTGGTAGTCGACAGTGAACTCGAAGGCGGCTTCGCCCGCGCCTGCCAGTGAGCCAGTTCGGCGGCTACCCGGCTCGCCGACGGAGACGGTTACATCGTACTTGCCCTGTTCGGGGAGTTGGACGTTGTCCCCGAAGTGAAAGCCCATCTGCTGGGAGAGCATTGGCCACGGACTGATTTCGACCACCTGCTCGCCGTCGCGACGAACGGTCATCCGAGGGTTCACGTCGGGAACGACGATCCCCGTCTCGGCGTGCCAGACAATCGGCATGAGGTGGAGCGAGTCATCATCGCTGACCTCGACTTTGTTCGTAGTCGTTCCCGTGACCGTCCAGAAGCGATGCGGGTAGCTGTACGTCAGCGCGCAGTTGTAGGCGCCATCGCTGGCCATCCCCGCCATCAGCATCCCCTCTGTGTGTGTCGGGTAGTAGACCGCATTCGGGGGGTTCTCGACCAGCGGTGGCTCCTGAGTGCCCGACTCCAGTGAGAAGCCGGCACAGCCAGCCAGCCCCGCGACGCCGGCAGCGCCAAGTCCAGCGAGGAACTCGCGTCGGGAGTTACGCGACACGGACCACCTCTTCGGCCTGCTCCGGATTCGCGGGGGGCAACGCCCGAAGTGACCGCGGCGGCAGAAGGAAGTTCCCGCGGCGGACCACGTTCAGATACTGCAGGATGCCGTTGTTGGTACGCTGGCCGACCGCGGAGTTCTGGGACACCGCCTCGCCGTTCATCGCGTCGCGAGTCGTCACGAAATCGGCAATCTCGCGCTGGAGCGAGAGGAAGTGGGTGCTCGCGCGGCCGCCGTCGGTGGAGTCGAAATCTCGGCGCAGGATGATTGGGGCGTCGTCCTCGCGCACGTCGACCATCTTCTGGCCGTGACCGACGACGCCAGTTGTACGGCCCGTTTCCGCCGGGTCGCCGCAGCCGTCCATCTGGGGGTCATCACCGAGGTTCTCGCCGGTCCCCTCGACAGTGTCGGTGGCCGCGTGGTGGGGGCAGAACATCTTCGAGACGCGCTGGTCACGGCTGTCCTGTTCGTACCACTGTTGGAGGTTGAGTTGGATGAACGAGAGCTGCTGCGTCGTTCCGTCTGCGAAGGGACCGTCCGGAATGGTGACGCGGTCCTCGCCTGGTTGGTTGCCCGCAAAGCCGGACTCGAACCCCATGTACAGCGGTGCGTCCTCCGACACTGGTTCGCTGTCCGGGACGCCGTCCACGTCCTGATTCTCCGCCGGGAGCCCCTCGCCGATGAAGCCGGTTCGGCGCTCCCGGACCGAGAAGGCAGAGAGCAACGAGTCACTCGGCTGGGAAACCCCGTTGAGTTCCTCGACTTCGCCTTTCAGTGCCTCCTCAGCACCCAGCACCACCTCTGCGTTGTCGCTGGCGAGATGGATTAGTGCGTCCACGTCGTCGGGGTTGGGGTCCTCGAACGACGCCAACGGCTTGGGTTCGGGCAGGTCGACGCTCTCGGGCAGTGAGTCGTCGAACCGCGCGAAGTAGTACGGCGAGTAGCTCACCGTCATGAGCAGGCCATCGGCGGAGCGCTCGTAGGCTCGCTCGACGCCTCGCAGCGCCTCGGCGACGGTTTCCCGCTCGGCGTCGGTGGGCGTGTCGCCGTCGTACTCCAGCGCGAGCAACACTCGGTGGCGCGGGTGGTGGTTGTTGCCGGCTTCGTCGGTGGGGAGGAAGGCGTTCCACGCGTACTGGCGCTCGGGGAAGGCGGCGTCTGGGTCCTCCGGCCCCCGTGGCACGTCGACGCTAGCGCCGTGGTCGAGGCAGGCAGAGAGCGCCGCCGTCCCACCGATGGCGACTGCAGCCTTCACGAACGCTCGTCGGTCGATGCCCTGAGAATCGTCCATATTCACCATCGGGGCTGGGCGTGAAAGTGGGTTCTGGTGCAACTCTCGAAACGGGACGTCAGCCAGCCAGCAGGTCGTCGACCAGCCGGGTGAACCGGTCCAGCAGGCGGTCGGGGAGCGACGGGCGGATCGCCTCAAGGAGACGCAGCGTCTCGGTCGGCTCGACCAGTGCGTAGCGAACCCGGCCGTGGTCGCCGCGGCGCTGTTCGAGTAGCTCGGCCTCGACCAGCCGGTCGGCGTGGTAGGAGAGGGTGCTCCGAGCGATGCCGAGTTCGTCGGTCAGGTCGCCCGCAGTCGATTCTTCACATTCAATCAGGAGGAGCAGTAGTTCCCGAACCGTCTCGCGGCGCGCAAGTGCCAACGTGCGGCGTTCCCGGTCGGTGTAGCCCGGAGGGAAGTAGTGGGTTCGACCGTACTGCTGGTCGGCGACGACAGCGCCGCCATCGCGCAGCCGTTTGAGGTGATACTGCACCTGCCCGGTCGCGAGGTCGAGTTCACGACCCAGGGCATTGACGTGGACGCCTGGGTGGGTCTCGACGTGGGCCAACAGCCGCTCGCGTGTGGTCATCGCGTCACCTCCCGTTCGTCCGGGTACCCATCGTCCGACTGTCCCTCCTCCCGCTGTCCGCCGTCTGCACGGGCCGCGTCTGGCGGGGAGCTATTCCGGTTCCCAGTCCCGACCAGATAGACCGCGGCGATGACCAGTGCCGCCATCACCACGTCCAGGGCGTGCTCCAATTCGTGGTGAAGCGTCGGCCCGACGAGGTCGGCGTAGCCTGCGAACCCGACAACGGTGCGGGCGACCAGGGAAGAAAGCGCCAGCGCCACCAGCAGGTAGGGTGTGGAACGCCGACGGACGAACGCCGCGACCGCGAGCCCGGCGACGACCGCAGTCAGCGCCGCCCCCAGCGTCAACAGCGCCAGCGTCGCCAGCGAGCGACCGTGAACGCCTGCGGCCAGCGGCAGGAACTCGGCGGGGCTCATTTGCTGGCCGTTAGGGCCGGGAGGATATACGGCTTCGGCTCGCCAGCGGCACGCTGCCCCGGCCGCACCAACCCCTAAGGTCAGTCGGACCGAGCGCTCGGACAAGGAATGTCCGAACACGAGATTACGATGACCGTTGACGGTGACCGGGAAGCCGTCACGGTCGAGGCCCGACGCCTGCTGGTCCACGCGCTGCGCGAACAGGGCTACACCGCGCCGAACGTGGGCTGTGAGTCGGGGAAATGTGGCGCCTGCACGGTCGAACTCGACGGCGACACCGTCAAATCTTGCTGCTTGCTCGCGGTGCAGGCCGACGGCTCGGTGGTCAACACCGTCGCCGGTGTCGAGGGGGCACCAGAGGGGCTTGCGGCCACCGGCGGGGCCGAAGGCAACGACAGCTGGCACGGTTCAGGAGAGCTTCCACCAAGAACACGGCCTGCAGTGTGGCTACTGCACGCCGGGGATGGTGCTGACCGCCCGGGAACTGCTGGCAGAGAATCCCGACCCCACCCGTGAGGAAATTCGTGACGGGCTGAAGGGGAACATCTGCCGCTGTACGGGTTACACGAACATCGTCGATGCCGTCGAGGACGCAGCAGCGAAGCTCGAACCAATCGAAACCGACGGAGGTGCGGACTGATGTTCCCGCCGCAGTTCGACTACCGACGGCCCGAGAACCTCGAGGAAGCACTTGAAGCAGTAGCAGCGGACGACGCCGTCGCGCTGGCCGGCGGACACGACCTGGTCCCGAAGCTCAAACAGCGGGAAACGAATCCCGGAACAGTCGTCGACTTGGCTGGGCTCGACGGCCTTCGCGGCGTTGGCTCTGGTCAGAACGAAGTGGAAGTTGGCGCGCTCACAACCTACGCAGCGATGCTGGATACGGCCCCCAAAGGCGTCGACGCGCTGCTCGACGCCACGGGCGAGGTCGGCGACACCCAAATTCGGAACCGTGGGACCGTCGGCGGCAACCTGGCTGCCGCCCACCCGGCGAGCGATATTCCTGCAGCCGCGCTCGCACTCGACGCAACCCTCCACTTGACTGGGCCTGGTGGCGTCCGCTCGCTCCCCACAGAGGCGTTCTACGGCGACGACGGCGAGACAGTCTGTGGCGACGACGAACTACTGACCGAACTCACGGTCCCGCAGGCCGCGGGCGACGGGAGCGCCTACGCCCGCAAGACCCACCCATCCACAGGCTACGCCGCGGTTGGCGTCGCAGCGCGGCTATGCCTCGATTCTATGGGAATTTCGGAGGCTCGCGTCGCCGTCACTGGGCTGCTCGACAGCCCGGCACGACTGGAGAGCGTGGAACGTGCGCTGGTCGGGGCTGGGGCTACCGACGAGGAGTTTTCGGAAGCTACCGCCCGAGCGGGCGAGGCATTCGACGAGTCAGGCGTTCGAAGCGACCACCTCGTCTCTGCGGATCAGCGGTTGCGGTTGCTCCCGGTATACGCCGAGAAGGCCATTTCCCAAGCGCTCGACCGCGCGGTTGATCGAACAGGGGTGAGCGCCTGATGTCGACCGACGACCGCGAAGCCATCGACGCCGAGGGGTTCGAGGGTGAGGTCGACCCTGAGGACGCCCCGGGCTACGTCGGCCACTCCCAGCAGCGTCGTGAGGACGCGCCGCTACTCCGCGGGGAAGCGACCTACACCGACGATTTCGGCGGCCCCGAAACCACCTCGCTGGCGTTCGTGCGTTCCGAGGTCGCACACGCGGATATCGTGGAAATCGAAACGGCGGACGCGGCAGCCATCGACGGCGTGCTCGCGGTCTACACCTGGGCGGATCTGGCGGACGGCGACGGGCCGATGGTGCTGCCCGCCTCGACCTCGCCGCTGGACGTGGCGGTCCCGGGGCACCCGGTGCTCGCCACGGAGCGCGTGCGGTACGACGGCCAGCCGGTTGCCGCCGTCGTCGCAGAGGACCGCTATCTGGCCGCCGACGGCGTCGAGGCGGTCGATATCACCTACGACGAGCGGGGCGTGGTCACGGAACCCGACGAGGCCGCCAAGGCTGACGCGCCAACGCTGTACGAGGGCGCCCCGGACAACGTCGCGGTCACAGCGGGGATGGGCGATGAGGACGCGACTGCCGAAGCCTTCGAGGCGGCCGACGAGGTGGTCTCCGTGGAACTGGAGAACAACCGTCTCGTCCCCAGCGCCCTCGAACCTCGCGCAGCGGTCGCCCGCTGGGGCGGTGAGGATGGTCTCACGGTCACCATCTCGAGTCAGTCCGCCCACGGGCACCGACAGAAGCTCTCACAGACGCTCGGTCTCCTCGAACGAGACATCCGCGTCATCGCCCCGGGGTCGGCGGGGGGTTCGGTCACAAAGGCCACCACCATCCGGGCGAGGCGATGGCCGCGTGGGCCGCCCGGGATCTGGGCCGTGAGGTGAAGTGGACTGCCACGCGCTCGGCCAACTACCGCGAGGGCGCCCATGGTCGCGACCACCGGACGACTGCGGAACTCGCGCTGACGGCCGACGGGGAGTTCCTCGGGCACCGCGTCCAGACGTACGCCGGCGTCGGCGGCTACGCGCTCGGCGGCGGCGCGGCGATGCCCGGCTGGTACGGCCGGCTGCTCTCCAGCCAGTACGTCATCCCAGCCATCTACTGTGAGTCGAACGCGGTGTTCACGACGACGGCCCCGGTCCACTCCTACCGTGGCGCAGGACGGCCCGAAGCTATCTACGTGACTGAACGGCTGGTCGACGTGGCGGCCGCAGCGTTGGGGCGGGACCCCGTCGAACTCCGGCGCCAAAACCTCATCGACAGCGGGGCGTTCCCCTACGAAACCGCCGTTGGGGCGACGTACGACAGCGGTGACTACGAACCCGTGCTGGACCGAGCAGCGGACGCCGTCGCCGAGGAACCCCGCGGCGGGGAGCTCGACGAGAACGGACGGCTTCGTGGCGTCGGCGTCGCCTGCTACACCGAGAGTACGGGCGGCGGCTTCGAGAGCGGTGTCGTCCGCGTCCACCCGGACGGCAGCGTCACGGTCACTGCGGGGACACACGATCACGGCCAGGGCCACGGGACTACTGGGCCTTCAATCGTGATTTACTGGATATAGCTGGCGGAGTTTGATGCGAGCATCGTCGGTGGTGAACTGCCAGTCGATTGGTGATTTGTCCTCGTTTCGTGAGCGTTCCCACGCAGCGACCTCCGAGCGGAGTGTCGCTGCGTCTGGGATTCGTCTGTCAAGACACTCTGTCCACAATGCGCTAAATTCGATCTCGGCCATGTTCAGCCAACTGCCGTGTTCTGGGGTGAAGTGAAATTCGAGTTTGCTGAGCAACCGACGCGCTTCTTCGGGTGGGAGAAACTCGTAGAAGGCGTACCGTTGGTGTGTATTGAGATTGTCCATCACTACCCGGATGCACTCCGCATCCGGGTAGTGATCATCCACGAGCGATTGCATCTGCTGGACGAACTCTTGTTTGCGTCGCCGCTGTGTTACCTCGATGTGTCGCCAGCCGGTCAGCGGCTCGCTCATCACAAAGAGATTGCGCGTGCCATTCCGTTCGTAGGTGTAGTCATACCGAGCGACCGCTCCCGGTCGCGCCGGGAGCGGGTCGCGAACCTCTTGATGGAGTTCCTTGTTGGACTCGTCAAAACAGACAACTGGACGAAGTGGGTCGAATGGTTCGTGGTAGAGATCGAGAACAGCTTCCATTTTGCAAACGAACGCAGCGCTGTTTTCGGGTTTGATCACCCATGATTTTGATCGGTGAGGGTGCAGTTGTGTTTTTTTAGAATCTGTCGCACCGTCTCATGAGAGATCGACTCAACGTCGATCTCGGTCAGTCCGACGAAGTGATCGGCTAAGAGATGAAGTGACCAGCGAGAGCGTCCTTCCGGTGGATCACTGCAAGCAAGTGCGATGAGGTGAGCCTCCTCACGTCCGTCGAGTTTGCGTTCATAGATGCGGTCGGCCTTGCGGCGAGTAATCGCCGCGAGGCCGTCCTCAGTGTAGCGTTTGCGGTACCGACCGACGGTAGTGGGGTGACAGCCGACGGCTTGACTGACTTCATCATCAGTCAAGCCGTCATCAGCGTGCAAGAGACAACGTGCGCGTGTGAGAACGCGAGTCTTGTGCGTCCCAGAGGCAAGCAAGGCGTTCAGTTCAGCTCGTTCATCAGCGGACAGATCGACAACATATTCCTGAGTTCGTGGCATGATGGCTTCAGAACATTTCTGAATACCACAGAGAGGTGCTCTAAGTAGATAAATCTAGTAGTTCAGGCTTGAAGCCCCACTAGCCCCACTTGCCCAAGCTAAGTGAGTGGGGTATATCGAGGGAGTAATCTAGTAGTGTTTGGATTGTGAACGTTCCTTGTATGCTTGTTGACCTACTGCCTAAGTCGATAGTGGTCCTCCTTCCCGAATATCCTTACTCCTCATCGGGTACGTGGTCGAGAAACACTACGTGAGTCGAGTGACGTGTTTCACGAACGTATTGGCCCTCAATGTCCATTTCCTAACTATCGGAGAATCAGGTCTCTGGCTTGGCTATATGCAGACTTCGGATTAATCCTGGGGGGTTGGGGATTCCTTTACTACATGCATCAGGAAAGCCTTGGCAAGGGGTATTACCAACTATCTCATCTTGGATACTCCTCTCTCGTAGTTGGAGCAATCATCCTATACCCTCATATCGAGTGGGTTTTCTCCGCTATTCTTGGGGACGGCTCCCTCCCCGCCGTGGGAGTGGTCGTTTTAGCCGTACTCGTCAATCTCGCCCTGTTGGACGATGAAGACCATCTTCACTACCGACTTGCCCGTGATATAAGAGTCAACGAATTCATCGTAAACAGCGGTCGAATTAGATTTGATCTCGGTGATGGCTACCTCACACCTTGGCGGAGATTAGACCACTGGTTTGACGTGAAGTAGCGTCTTGAGATAGGTTGCTACGCACCTCATTCAAACTCAATTGAACGCGTCAACGAATCGCTTTTTAAATTCCTTCATCGCCTTCCGAGTATAGTAGTATGCGTATATCGCATCTATTTCCTCTGCTCGCCGCCCCTCATGGACCAACTCATTACGCGTATCTCGGCAATGAGTATACCATAACTCCCACTCTGTGGTATTCTTAATATCTACTCCAATATCTGACTCGATCATGTCATACATGGTTTTTATGTGATGATACTGATCACTGCCAGAATCCCACATTCTATCTTCTGCTTCCTGTTTCGTTTTTCCTTTTGCTTTCAACATTTTCAGGTATTCTCTGCGAGTCCAAAATTCAAACAATTGGTTAGAATTGTATACAGCAATTGTATACTCTCCAAGGTCCATCTTGTCCTGGATATCGAGGTCAAGCTGACGAGACATCGTTACGTTGTTTTCTTCTTGTAGGTTCTTTCTCAATGCACCATCTTGTTCGGGAGAAATAGTTCCCATCTGCAACATGCCCCCTGAGAGACCCACACTTGTTTCGTCAATAATATCTCCATCTTTCACCTTTCTGATTGTGAAATTCAGGACTTCGTTAGGAATCACCGCCCTCATCCAGTAGCTTTCGGTCACAACTTTGTAACACTCAATAAATCTATTATAATACTCAACAGAGTCATTAATTAGTCGCTCGTGTAGTCCAGTCGTCCTTGATCCGAGAATCATATCTTCATACACAGGTTCTTCTATCCCTTCAGGTAGCGCGGCGATGTAATCCTCTGAAAGATGAATCTGGACCGTCTGATTCAACAATAGGCCATGTCTGTCACGGGGGAAGCTGGCGGCCCCACCTCCTTTGAACGCACTTCTGCCACCCTCTGATTCTCCCAGACGGAGTTCAGCTTCAATATCATCTAAAACTACTGTATATGCCGCCTCTCGTTGTTCTTCGTCAATTGAATTGGGAACCCTGAATGAGTATGGACCTGTAAACTCTATAATATATTCATCAGGATGTGTAACCTCTTGTGTTTCAATTGGAGGAGGTGACGGTCGAGGTGGCTCCTCGTTGGCCATGTAGACACTGAAGACAAATTCACACAAAAGAGTTCTGCGGCCGAAACTCCCAGGTAAATCCGATTATTTCCCCTCCACCAACTCCCGACGGTGTGATTGAGCCTCGGCGGAGAGGATTGGTGCAGATGGCCACGGCCGATATAGGCGACGATAACTCTGACGAGTGAATAACCTACACCCTAGTACGGCCATGCCTTTCGCGTGCGCGCGATAATGTATGCTATTGTGGTATCTCCACGTTCCTGTCGCTCCACGTCCGTTGGCCGGTTCACGGGCGTGTGCGGGCGCTCGTGCGGAGCGGTTCGAGTCGAGAATATGGGATTGAAGTTTGAATTTCACGGCCCCCGTAGAACCGCTCAAATTGCCTCACAAGCCGCTCTAATTTTGTGGTGGTTTATCTCGGAGATAGTTCGAGCCGCCACAATCGCCCGTAAGGGGCCTTAGAATCCAATTGCTATTACTGGGGGGATAACTTGTGCCAAGAATATTCTTATCGATCACGTCCTCGTCCTCATCGTCGGCGTCGACTTCCGCCAGTGCTGTCCGGCTCTTTCAGTACATCTCGTGTTGCTGTTCGCGGTCGGCAGCACGTTCGACGGCCGCCTCGTCAGCGTCGGCGATGCGATGTCGCGGTAGTCACGTCCATTAGTGAGGGAAAAACCGCATCCACGGACTATTCCGCGGCTTCCGGATCCGCCTCTCCCGGCCGCTCGACACCGGTGAACTCGAAGCGCGCGCCGCCGTCCTCGCTCTCGGTCGCCCGAACCGCCCAGCCGTGGGCGTCGGCGATCTCCGTCACGATGGAGAGCCCGAAGCCGGTTCCGCCCTCCCGGGTGGAGAAGCCGCTCTCGAATATCTTCTCCCGCTCTGCTTCGGGGATCCCGACACCGTCGTCGGCGACGTAGAAGCCGTCCTCGAGGTCGCCGATAGTGACGGTCACGCCGCGACTGTTGGCTGTCCCGTCGTCGGCAGCCGCCGACTCACTGCCAGCCGAGCCGTGTTCCACCACATTTCGGATAAGGTTCTCGAACAGCTGTCGGAGCCGGGTCGCGTCGGCCAGGACGGTTCGGTCGGAGAGGACCGTCAGCGACGCTCCACCGGTGTCGACCCCTGCCCAGCAGTTGCGGGCGAGGGTCCCGATTCCTACCGGCTCGGTCTCTTCGATGGTGTCACCCGCCCGCGCGAGCACGAGCAGGTCGTCGATGAGCGTCTCCATCCGTTCGGCGGCGCGCTCGGCCCGCTCGAAATGTTCGGCCTCGCCAGTCTCTTCGGCGAGGCCGAGTGAGCCGTTCAGCACGTTTAGCGGGTTGCGCAGGTCGTGAGAGACGATGGAGGCAAAGTGGTTGAGCTTCTCGTTCTGGCGGCGGAGTCGTTCGTTGGTGCGCTGGCGCTGGAGTTCGTACCCCACCCAGCGGCTCATCAGGTCCACGAGGGTGACGTGCCACGCTGAGAACCCCTCCGAGCGGGGTTGGGTATCGTAGAAGCAGAACGTGCCGTACACCTCGTCGTCGACCATGACCGGCGCGCCGAGGTAACAGGAGATACCCCACTCGGTGTAGCCTGCGCGGTGGGCCTCCTCCGGGGCATCTTCGCCGACATCGCCGAGCACCAACGTGCGTTCGCTCGTGGCGACGAGCTCACAGTTCGTCGCGGCCACGGGCACCACGTCACCGGCCTGGATGGTGTCGTCGTCGCTATGGACGACTTCGAAGATGTACTCCTCTCCCTCGATGCGCGAGAGGGTGCCGTAATCGACCCCCAGTTCCTCCCGACCCAGCAGCAACAGCGACTCCACCTGCTCTTCGAAGCTTCGGTCGGTGTCCGAAACCACGTCGTACATCCCACGGAGCACGCGCTCGCGGCGCTGGAGCGAGTCGCGCTGTTCCGTTCGCTGGGTCACATCCTGCCCGATACCGGCGACGCCGCCGTCCACGCACAAGAGTTCGATTTCGAACGGGCGCACATCGCCGTCGGCGAGCAACAGCGGCGCTTCGACGGTTGCCTCACCGGTTTCACGGGCGCCAGCGAGCGCGTCGCTGATGCCGTTTTCAGCACACTCCTCGAACAGGTCGACCGCGCTGAGCGTTGGGAGCGTCTCGTTGTCGGAGCCGGTCAGTTCCTCGACTGCGGCGTTCCACTCCGTGAGCGTTCCGTCGTCATCGACGAGAAAGTAGAGGCCGTCGTACGCGTCGAGCGCGGCGCTCGCGGCGTCGAGGTTCATGGCGACGAGTCCGGTCCGGCGACCGTTTCCTGCTGTCGGTTCCGCAGTGGCCGTGTGACCGGACCGTGCATACTGGTTACCGTGCCGTCGGAACTGGATTATCGCCGACTGCGTGCATCATCTGTGCGGCGGCGCTGGCGGCGAGCCCCTGGGCGACCTCGTCACGGTCGGCGTCGTCGAGGCCAGCCTCTAACTCTTCTCTATCGGGCGTGAAGCCAGCGCTCACGGGGTGGCCGGCGGGCGGCCGAACCGCCACCGTGGCCTGCGGGCCGTTGGAACCGTAGGTGAGTTCGGAGCCGACGACGTAGCCGTCGGGCAGATACGATTCAGTCCGCGAGACGATTCCTGCGACGGCACGCCGAAGTCCCTGTTTCTGGTCCGCTGAGAGCTCGAAATCGTCGGTCGGCTGAGCCCCCCCTACCACACCCCCGGCGTAGCTGTTGCCGTTCATCTTGCCAGACCTTGGCGATATCCACTGATAAACCCACCGCCGATTCGCATCGTCGTTACAGGATCGGCTCGCTCTTGCCGTACGCTGCCAGCACCACGACACAGGTGTGCTCTCCGGGGGCGGCCTCGGTCGTCTCGACTCGCGTCTCTTCGTGGTCGAACGTCCAGTCTCGGAGCTCCCGGCCGGCCGCCAGCCCGCGTTCGAGTCGCTCGGCCACGTCGGCCTTGCTCTCGGCGTCGGCCTTGCTCTCGGCGTCGGCCTCGTAGAACAGCCCCGGACCGGGACCGGTCGTCCAGCCGACACCCGCGGCGATGGTCTCGGGACCGACTGCGGAGGCGTTGGCCTGCACGACGTTGAGGCGGTTGCCGGCCGGGCCGAGGTCCGGCGCCGACTCGACGGTGACGACCTCGGCCTCAGCAGGGACGACAGAGGAGACCGGAATCAGGTTGTAGTTGTGGAGGTTCGCGTCCGCAAGCGCGGCGTCGTAGGCGGCCTTCTCGGTGGGGCCGGTCCCGGCACCGCCAGCGACGTGGATGTTGCTCATGTGGAAACTGGGCCGCCGCCGGGGAAATGAACTGCGAAACGAGGTAGCCGAGGGTACCGCGAGAAGAGGATGAACAGCGCGAGCG is a window of halophilic archaeon DL31 DNA encoding:
- a CDS encoding hypothetical protein (KEGG: hma:pNG6087 hypothetical protein): MSRNSRREFLAGLGAAGVAGLAGCAGFSLESGTQEPPLVENPPNAVYYPTHTEGMLMAGMASDGAYNCALTYSYPHRFWTVTGTTTNKVEVSDDDSLHLMPIVWHAETGIVVPDVNPRMTVRRDGEQVVEISPWPMLSQQMGFHFGDNVQLPEQGKYDVTVSVGEPGSRRTGSLAGAGEAAFEFTVDYQRSALQEISYTDVPDAKQGTLGAVPPMGMEMMPSTTVPEPEQLPGTLVGTGQSGDAVLAATWLESAAAYGGEDGEPYLAVSPRTPYNRFTLPLMALSTTVTRDGEPVYDDVLTATVSPELNTHYGAALPSLESGDELTITVDAPPQASRHEGYETAFLGMEPVELTV
- a CDS encoding hypothetical protein (KEGG: hma:pNG6088 hypothetical protein), with the protein product MDDSQGIDRRAFVKAAVAIGGTAALSACLDHGASVDVPRGPEDPDAAFPERQYAWNAFLPTDEAGNNHHPRHRVLLALEYDGDTPTDAERETVAEALRGVERAYERSADGLLMTVSYSPYYFARFDDSLPESVDLPEPKPLASFEDPNPDDVDALIHLASDNAEVVLGAEEALKGEVEELNGVSQPSDSLLSAFSVRERRTGFIGEGLPAENQDVDGVPDSEPVSEDAPLYMGFESGFAGNQPGEDRVTIPDGPFADGTTQQLSFIQLNLQQWYEQDSRDQRVSKMFCPHHAATDTVEGTGENLGDDPQMDGCGDPAETGRTTGVVGHGQKMVDVREDDAPIILRRDFDSTDGGRASTHFLSLQREIADFVTTRDAMNGEAVSQNSAVGQRTNNGILQYLNVVRRGNFLLPPRSLRALPPANPEQAEEVVRVA
- a CDS encoding regulatory protein ArsR (KEGG: hma:pNG7146 transcription regulator~PFAM: HTH transcriptional regulator, ArsR~SMART: HTH transcriptional regulator, ArsR) — translated: MTTRERLLAHVETHPGVHVNALGRELDLATGQVQYHLKRLRDGGAVVADQQYGRTHYFPPGYTDRERRTLALARRETVRELLLLLIECEESTAGDLTDELGIARSTLSYHADRLVEAELLEQRRGDHGRVRYALVEPTETLRLLEAIRPSLPDRLLDRFTRLVDDLLAG
- a CDS encoding hypothetical protein (KEGG: hma:pNG6090 hypothetical protein), whose translation is MSPAEFLPLAAGVHGRSLATLALLTLGAALTAVVAGLAVAAFVRRRSTPYLLVALALSSLVARTVVGFAGYADLVGPTLHHELEHALDVVMAALVIAAVYLVGTGNRNSSPPDAARADGGQREEGQSDDGYPDEREVTR
- a CDS encoding Carbon-monoxide dehydrogenase (acceptor) (KEGG: bts:Btus_2630 molybdopterin dehydrogenase FAD-binding protein~PFAM: Molybdopterin dehydrogenase, FAD-binding), whose amino-acid sequence is MFPPQFDYRRPENLEEALEAVAADDAVALAGGHDLVPKLKQRETNPGTVVDLAGLDGLRGVGSGQNEVEVGALTTYAAMLDTAPKGVDALLDATGEVGDTQIRNRGTVGGNLAAAHPASDIPAAALALDATLHLTGPGGVRSLPTEAFYGDDGETVCGDDELLTELTVPQAAGDGSAYARKTHPSTGYAAVGVAARLCLDSMGISEARVAVTGLLDSPARLESVERALVGAGATDEEFSEATARAGEAFDESGVRSDHLVSADQRLRLLPVYAEKAISQALDRAVDRTGVSA
- a CDS encoding hypothetical protein (manually curated~KEGG: npu:Npun_R6449 transposase), which translates into the protein MPRTQEYVVDLSADERAELNALLASGTHKTRVLTRARCLLHADDGLTDDEVSQAVGCHPTTVGRYRKRYTEDGLAAITRRKADRIYERKLDGREEAHLIALACSDPPEGRSRWSLHLLADHFVGLTEIDVESISHETVRQILKKTQLHPHRSKSWVIKPENSAAFVCKMEAVLDLYHEPFDPLRPVVCFDESNKELHQEVRDPLPARPGAVARYDYTYERNGTRNLFVMSEPLTGWRHIEVTQRRRKQEFVQQMQSLVDDHYPDAECIRVVMDNLNTHQRYAFYEFLPPEEARRLLSKLEFHFTPEHGSWLNMAEIEFSALWTECLDRRIPDAATLRSEVAAWERSRNEDKSPIDWQFTTDDARIKLRQLYPVNHD
- a CDS encoding hypothetical protein (KEGG: hje:HacjB3_19518 hypothetical protein); this encodes MANEEPPRPSPPPIETQEVTHPDEYIIEFTGPYSFRVPNSIDEEQREAAYTVVLDDIEAELRLGESEGGRSAFKGGGAASFPRDRHGLLLNQTVQIHLSEDYIAALPEGIEEPVYEDMILGSRTTGLHERLINDSVEYYNRFIECYKVVTESYWMRAVIPNEVLNFTIRKVKDGDIIDETSVGLSGGMLQMGTISPEQDGALRKNLQEENNVTMSRQLDLDIQDKMDLGEYTIAVYNSNQLFEFWTRREYLKMLKAKGKTKQEAEDRMWDSGSDQYHHIKTMYDMIESDIGVDIKNTTEWELWYTHCRDTRNELVHEGRRAEEIDAIYAYYYTRKAMKEFKKRFVDAFN